A section of the Falco rusticolus isolate bFalRus1 chromosome Z, bFalRus1.pri, whole genome shotgun sequence genome encodes:
- the LRRC19 gene encoding leucine-rich repeat-containing protein 19, whose translation MKLSWFAIWAGILFLNPVTADCNITSQTVTCEESGKNFSKICTNLFQNVTKLSLRNNKISLKNSDKEILGSFISLTELYLNENMITVLYNHSFCNLTKLVILDISNNHISTVHKAAFAGLNQLSVLNLSYNAITQLDSDVFTSLISLTVLNLQHNLLKSLHIKSSFKLIRIVLAGNPWTCSCDLLNLHIWLMASNVTMENENNTTCTLPNTKEKFSIKMAAIQPADCKTGKDSLENTVTSTSAIKLKSNALLTALTPSNITGINGTHAGLPLVGKSWTFLVGVLGFVLSTTLLIFTAIKCPTWYHYLISYSHRRLEENDSEMSEQEFAADMSPFPTELGTNNEDPIVIFEKSHAFVSGEDGCTEDKDIDSYSTEKSSSLK comes from the exons ATGAAACTTTCTTGGTTTGCGATCTGGGCTGGAATACTATTTCTGAATCCAGTCACTGCTGACTGCAACATTACTTCTCAAACT GTCACTTGTGAGGAGTCTGGAAAAAACTTTTCTAAGATCTGCACTAATCTTTTCCAAAACGTTACTAAATTAAGcctcagaaataataaaatcagtttaaaaaacagtgaCAAAGAGATTCTTGGAAGTTTTATTAGCCTCACTGAACTTTATCTGAATGAAAATATGATTACTGTACTGTATAATCACAGCTTCTGCAACCTGACAAAACTTGTAATTCTGGATATCAGCAACAATCATATTAGCACAGTTCATAAAGCAGCATTTGCAGGATTAAATCAACTGTCAGTGCTGAATCTATCCTATAATGCAATTACTCAACTAGATTCAGATGTATTTACTTCTCTAATAAGTCTGACAGTTTTAAATCTACAACATAACTTACTGAAATCTCTTCATATAAAATCATCTTTTAAATTGATTAGAATTGTTTTAGCTGGAAACCCATGGACCTGCTCCTGTGACCTCCTTAATTTACACATATGGCTAATGGCCTCCAACGTGACAATGG aaaatgaaaacaacactACATGTACACTCCCAAACACCAAGGAAAAATTCTCCATCAAGATGGCAGCTATTCAACCAGCTGactgcaaaactggaaaagattCTTTAGAAAACACTGTAACTTCCACTTCTGCcataaaacttaaaagcaaTGCCTTACTAACAGCTCTGACTCCAAGCAACATCACTGGAATCAATGGAACACATGCAG GGTTACCACTTGTTGGCAAAAGTTGGACCTTCCTAGTGGGTGTCCTAGGGTTTGTCTTAAGCACTACACTCCTGATTTTTACCGCTATAAAATGCCCAACATGGTATCACTATTTGATCAGCTACAGCCACCGTCGTCTGGAAGAAAATGACTCAGAGATGTCTGAACAGGAGTTTGCTGCTGATATGAGTCCTTTTCCTACAGAATTGGGTACAAACAATGAAGATCCCATAGTAATATTTGAGAAAAGTCATGCATTTGTGTCTGGGGAAGATGGCTGTACTGAGGACAAAGACATAGATTCTTATAGTACTGAGAAGAGTTCAAGTCTTAAATAA